Proteins from a genomic interval of Qipengyuania sp. JC766:
- a CDS encoding aminotransferase class I/II-fold pyridoxal phosphate-dependent enzyme yields the protein MKKTTGTDRSVTQSWRPATRAIRGGTWRSEHGETSEALFLTSGYTYDDAATVAARFAGDQPGMTYSRLQNPTVAMLEERIALMEGAEACRAQASGMAAMTAALLSQLSTGDHCVAARAAFGSCRWLVDHLLPRFGIETTVIDSAVNEEWERAIRPNTRVFFFETPANPTLDIVDLSFVCGLAKSHGIVTVVDNAFATSALQRPMEFGADVVAYSATKLMDGQGRVLAGAVCGSEEWIDEVLLPFQRNTGPNCAPFNAWVVLKGLETLGLRARQQSENALALGKFIEGRVPRMLHPGLESHPQHALAAKQMDAFGPIFSFEVDGRERAHAILDALELVDISNNIGDARSLMCHPASTTHAAMGEEARAEMGVSEGLLRINVGLEDIEDLKEDLDRALGAAGL from the coding sequence ATGAAGAAGACCACAGGAACAGATCGCTCCGTCACTCAATCGTGGCGCCCTGCCACCCGCGCCATCCGCGGCGGCACCTGGCGCAGCGAGCACGGAGAGACCAGCGAAGCGCTGTTCCTCACCAGCGGCTATACCTATGACGACGCGGCCACGGTCGCGGCGCGTTTCGCGGGCGACCAGCCCGGCATGACCTATTCCCGGCTGCAGAACCCGACCGTCGCCATGCTGGAAGAGCGGATCGCCCTCATGGAAGGGGCCGAAGCCTGCCGCGCGCAGGCGAGCGGGATGGCCGCGATGACCGCGGCGCTGCTGAGCCAGCTTTCGACGGGCGACCATTGCGTGGCCGCGCGCGCGGCGTTCGGATCGTGCCGCTGGCTGGTCGATCACCTGCTGCCGCGTTTCGGGATCGAGACGACCGTGATCGACAGCGCCGTGAACGAGGAATGGGAACGCGCGATCCGGCCGAACACCAGGGTCTTCTTCTTCGAGACGCCGGCCAATCCGACACTCGACATCGTGGACCTCTCCTTCGTCTGCGGATTGGCGAAGTCGCACGGCATCGTGACCGTGGTGGACAACGCGTTCGCGACCAGCGCCTTGCAGCGGCCGATGGAGTTCGGCGCGGACGTCGTCGCCTACAGTGCGACCAAGCTGATGGACGGACAGGGCCGCGTGCTGGCCGGTGCCGTGTGCGGCAGCGAGGAATGGATCGACGAAGTCCTGCTCCCCTTCCAGCGCAATACCGGGCCCAATTGCGCGCCCTTCAACGCCTGGGTCGTGCTCAAGGGGCTGGAGACGCTGGGCCTGCGGGCGCGGCAGCAGAGCGAGAATGCGCTCGCGCTGGGCAAGTTCATCGAGGGGCGCGTGCCGCGCATGCTGCATCCCGGGCTGGAAAGCCATCCGCAGCACGCGCTGGCGGCAAAGCAGATGGATGCGTTCGGGCCGATCTTCAGCTTCGAGGTCGACGGGCGCGAGCGGGCGCACGCGATCCTGGATGCGCTGGAGCTGGTCGATATCTCCAACAATATCGGCGACGCGCGCAGCCTGATGTGCCACCCCGCCAGCACTACCCATGCCGCGATGGGCGAGGAGGCGCGCGCCGAAATGGGCGTGAGCGAAGGCCTGCTGCGCATCAATGTCGGGCTGGAGGATATCGAGGACCTGAAAGAAGACCTCGACCGCGCGTTGGGCGCAGCGGGCCTCTAG
- a CDS encoding DUF6628 family protein, whose product MSQPSQPCALPYALPNDRVLRPTLVMLRRMAAHGLRDARATMLAIDTFGADFRKPLTLMRCYLHELATASCRNIRIAPCCAPRMTRDEALMMETIELGCAASFSALTDGGAIDRVLPTAQALQMELAACASRRAG is encoded by the coding sequence ATGTCCCAACCCAGCCAGCCCTGCGCCCTGCCTTATGCCCTGCCGAACGATCGCGTCCTGCGCCCGACGCTCGTCATGCTACGCCGGATGGCCGCGCACGGCCTGCGCGACGCGCGTGCGACGATGCTCGCGATCGACACGTTTGGCGCGGATTTCCGCAAGCCGCTGACGCTGATGCGCTGCTACCTGCACGAACTCGCCACGGCATCTTGCCGCAATATCCGGATCGCGCCGTGCTGCGCGCCGCGCATGACGCGCGACGAGGCCCTGATGATGGAGACGATCGAGCTGGGCTGCGCCGCGTCCTTCAGTGCGCTGACCGATGGCGGCGCGATCGACCGGGTGTTGCCGACGGCGCAGGCGCTCCAGATGGAACTCGCCGCCTGCGCCTCCCGCCGCGCGGGCTAG